In Gammaproteobacteria bacterium, the following are encoded in one genomic region:
- a CDS encoding O-antigen ligase family protein, which produces MLIEKDKPLMSQLTATAAGLLIVVFPALLMTVPFAGGGALFLLVIVSCIGLFLNREVVPLNQSERYLIFSVLFFFTVYAINIISFGTRLSGLDDVSRFIILLPIFFYLRKANVRVEYFIFSIIIGAIACGVFGFYQIFYLELPRAEGIKNAVPFGGISIVLGLMCLSGVLLASISKPFRLLLFTGFLLGLAGSIFSGTRGGWIAIPVVLLMIVAMNPMKWGGMKKLASIAILFLGLGGAYYLPDIQVRVDIALNQFNAYFSEGVVGTSVGLRLETWRASILAISENPFFGVGEGNFRNTMKILVSETRANALVVEKVAHVHNEFVSATLHRGLIGLVSLILIFVVPLHALMKLINKGRGLNQFLPMSGAILIISYMIFALTNIVFGQQNTTLLYVAYLYIIYGMISSNSRRTMILNS; this is translated from the coding sequence ATGCTTATTGAGAAAGACAAGCCATTAATGAGCCAATTAACAGCAACAGCGGCTGGGCTTTTAATAGTTGTTTTTCCGGCTCTGCTCATGACTGTGCCTTTTGCTGGAGGAGGCGCACTCTTTCTTCTTGTCATTGTTAGTTGTATTGGCTTATTTCTTAATAGGGAAGTGGTGCCGTTAAACCAAAGCGAACGCTACCTCATCTTTTCTGTTTTATTTTTTTTTACTGTGTACGCCATCAATATAATAAGTTTTGGAACACGGCTAAGTGGATTAGATGATGTTTCTCGATTCATCATACTATTGCCTATTTTTTTCTACCTTAGAAAGGCCAATGTTCGTGTCGAATATTTTATTTTTAGCATAATTATTGGTGCAATAGCTTGTGGTGTATTTGGCTTCTATCAAATATTTTATCTAGAACTTCCTCGTGCGGAAGGAATCAAAAATGCGGTGCCTTTTGGAGGTATCAGTATCGTTTTAGGCTTGATGTGTTTGTCTGGTGTGTTGTTAGCATCAATTTCCAAACCTTTCAGGTTGCTATTGTTCACAGGCTTTCTTTTGGGGTTGGCAGGATCCATATTCAGTGGAACCCGAGGTGGGTGGATTGCAATACCCGTTGTTCTATTAATGATTGTTGCGATGAACCCAATGAAATGGGGGGGGATGAAAAAACTGGCCAGCATTGCCATTCTCTTTCTTGGTTTGGGTGGCGCTTACTATTTACCTGACATTCAAGTGCGAGTTGATATCGCATTAAATCAATTTAATGCATATTTTTCTGAAGGGGTTGTTGGTACTTCCGTAGGGCTACGTTTAGAGACATGGCGAGCATCTATTCTGGCAATATCAGAGAATCCTTTTTTTGGTGTAGGGGAAGGAAACTTTCGTAATACAATGAAAATATTAGTGAGTGAAACGCGTGCGAATGCACTCGTTGTGGAAAAAGTCGCTCACGTACATAATGAATTTGTCTCTGCGACTCTACACCGTGGCTTGATTGGTCTTGTGTCTCTAATATTAATATTTGTTGTGCCGCTGCATGCCCTCATGAAATTAATAAATAAAGGGCGAGGCTTAAATCAGTTTCTACCCATGAGTGGAGCCATACTTATTATTAGCTATATGATTTTCGCACTCACAAATATCGTTTTTGGGCAGCAAAATACTACGCTGCTTTATGTTGCTTATTTGTATATTATCTATGGAATGATTAGCTCTAACTCGCGTAGGACGATGATTTTAAATTCTTGA
- the lspA gene encoding signal peptidase II, producing MIFDKYKNSGLVWLWLTIIIVILDQWTKFLAEANLIYLEQVPIVPSFNLMLAYNKGAAFSFLSDAGGWQRWFFTTITLIVSVAIIYWLYTLKFSQKWLAIALALILGGAIGNVWDRIQLGHVVDFVQLYYQSWYWPAFNIADAAICVGAVMLIIDTFRKQPEQS from the coding sequence ATGATCTTTGATAAGTATAAAAATAGTGGATTGGTTTGGTTATGGCTGACGATTATAATCGTCATACTGGATCAGTGGACAAAGTTCCTGGCTGAAGCCAATCTCATCTACCTTGAACAAGTTCCCATTGTGCCTTCATTCAATCTAATGCTGGCTTATAATAAAGGAGCTGCTTTCAGTTTTCTCAGTGATGCTGGCGGCTGGCAACGCTGGTTTTTCACGACGATCACACTGATCGTCAGTGTGGCCATTATTTATTGGTTGTATACGTTAAAATTCAGTCAAAAATGGCTTGCGATTGCACTGGCTCTGATTCTCGGCGGTGCGATAGGCAATGTATGGGATCGCATCCAGCTGGGGCATGTGGTCGATTTCGTTCAACTTTATTACCAATCATGGTATTGGCCTGCATTTAATATCGCAGACGCAGCCATTTGTGTCGGCGCAGTCATGCTTATTATTGATACTTTTAGAAAGCAACCTGAACAATCATGA
- a CDS encoding glycosyltransferase codes for MSTSFRPSAISRWRDGLENLFFRFANNLIPARWFLPNVPSGEERSTYRGKTTLEVVSHCWNYSHLMAYHLSSFVNYPPTKVDVTVTVFYSKEDIATQAMLDFYSKMEIPGVIWNWQPLPKEKLFRRAIGRNKAALATKANWIWFIDCDLIFHKNCLDSLATALQGRNDVLLFPKGEFTTPLLDESNPLLTDGLQPKVMDIDTTLFSPREITRAVGAFQITHGDVARACGYCKNIRVYQTPSEHWRKTYEDRAYRWLLRTQGISIEIPGIYRIRHISKGRYKKDTFWAKLRSYVRLTKSRINERQSN; via the coding sequence ATGAGTACCTCTTTCCGTCCATCAGCCATTTCTCGCTGGAGAGATGGCTTGGAAAATTTATTTTTTCGTTTTGCTAATAACTTGATACCTGCTCGATGGTTTTTGCCAAACGTTCCCTCAGGTGAGGAGCGAAGCACCTATCGAGGCAAAACTACATTGGAAGTTGTCAGCCATTGCTGGAACTATTCACACTTGATGGCTTACCATTTAAGTTCTTTTGTTAACTATCCACCCACCAAAGTTGATGTTACTGTCACCGTTTTTTATTCAAAGGAAGATATTGCGACTCAAGCGATGCTCGACTTTTATAGCAAAATGGAGATTCCTGGCGTTATCTGGAATTGGCAACCACTCCCTAAAGAGAAGCTTTTTCGTCGAGCCATTGGGCGCAACAAAGCAGCGCTGGCGACAAAAGCAAACTGGATCTGGTTTATTGACTGTGACCTTATTTTTCATAAAAATTGTTTAGATTCATTGGCTACGGCCTTGCAAGGGCGCAATGATGTTCTTCTATTCCCCAAGGGAGAGTTCACAACACCACTGTTGGATGAGTCAAATCCTTTGTTAACGGATGGACTCCAGCCTAAAGTGATGGATATTGATACAACTCTATTTAGCCCTCGAGAGATAACAAGAGCGGTTGGGGCTTTTCAAATTACCCACGGTGATGTTGCTCGTGCCTGCGGATATTGCAAGAATATAAGGGTGTATCAAACCCCCAGTGAACACTGGCGAAAAACATACGAAGATCGTGCTTACCGATGGTTATTGCGAACGCAAGGTATAAGTATTGAAATTCCTGGCATTTATCGTATTCGCCATATCTCTAAAGGGAGGTACAAAAAAGATACATTTTGGGCAAAGTTGCGTAGTTATGTGCGCCTCACAAAATCCAGAATCAATGAGCGACAAAGCAATTGA
- the ileS gene encoding isoleucine--tRNA ligase, with protein MKANLANREPQMLKSWSEKTLYKKLRAARAGAKKYILHDGPPYANGDIHIGHAVNKILKDIIVKSKSLSGFDAPYVPGWDCHGLPIELMVEKKIGKVGQKVDAKTFRKACREYAKKQVDKQREDFIRLGIWGDWDQPYLTMDYSFEADIIRSLGRIVKAGHLHKGAKPVHWCPSCGSALAEAEVEHQDKTSPAIDVRFQFCDTDAFFKQSNITKRGSGTLSTVIWTTTPWTLPANQAVALNPELDYVLVQADDEQLLLAEALYEGVLQRAEIQNHEILGRCKGADLENLQLKHPFYERNVPIILGDHVTTDAGTGAVHTAPGHGVDDFIAGKAYDLPIDNPVGGDGCFLPSTELFAGEFAFKANDHVVEVLKERGALLHFEAIRHSYPHCWRHKTPVMFRATPQWFISMEQNGLRDSALTAVKNVQWMPSWGEARIEGMIKSRPDWCISRQRTWGVPIALLINKESGEPHPDTETLIETVAQKVEQQGIDAWFDLEVNELLGDDADQYEKVTDTLDVWFDSGVSHACVLERRDELGSPADLYLEGSDQHRGWFQSSLMSAVAMHGEAPYRNVLTHGFTVDAKGRKMSKSEGNTIAPQKIVKNLGADIIRLWVAATDYTTEMHVSDEILKRTADTYRRLRNTARFLLSNLNGFEPEINSVAPSEMLALDRWAVRRAMQLQDELRGAYDTFEFHQIYQKVHHFCAVELGGFYLDIIKDRQYTTQENSLARRSAQTAMHHIIEMLTRWLAPILSFTADEIWPFIPGKRNESVFLNEWYQVDGFEEKSIDASPLNWNQIITAREAVSKILEGLRVNGEIGSPLDAEIDLYCDADLLQNLSQLDDELRFVLITSYARIHPSKNRPESAVKSQMDGLWITAKPSAHNKCVRCWHHQQDVGSYNEHPELCGRCIENVTGQGENRKFA; from the coding sequence ATGAAAGCGAATCTGGCAAATCGTGAGCCACAGATGCTCAAAAGCTGGAGTGAAAAAACACTCTACAAAAAGCTTCGAGCCGCACGCGCAGGGGCAAAAAAATATATTCTGCATGATGGCCCTCCCTATGCAAACGGTGATATTCATATTGGCCATGCCGTTAACAAGATCCTGAAAGATATTATTGTTAAATCTAAATCGCTCAGTGGTTTTGATGCGCCCTATGTGCCAGGCTGGGATTGTCATGGCCTGCCTATTGAACTGATGGTCGAAAAGAAAATTGGTAAAGTCGGCCAAAAAGTAGATGCTAAAACCTTCCGCAAAGCTTGTCGTGAATATGCAAAAAAACAGGTCGACAAACAACGGGAAGATTTTATTCGTCTTGGAATTTGGGGGGATTGGGATCAACCTTACCTCACAATGGATTATTCATTTGAGGCCGATATCATTCGCAGCCTGGGGCGTATTGTTAAAGCAGGTCACCTTCATAAAGGCGCTAAACCTGTTCATTGGTGCCCAAGCTGTGGTTCTGCATTGGCCGAAGCGGAGGTTGAGCATCAAGACAAAACTTCCCCTGCGATTGATGTGCGCTTTCAATTTTGCGATACCGATGCCTTTTTCAAGCAAAGCAATATCACCAAACGCGGCAGCGGCACACTCTCAACAGTAATCTGGACGACCACGCCGTGGACACTGCCTGCCAATCAGGCCGTTGCACTAAACCCTGAGCTGGATTACGTATTAGTCCAAGCAGACGATGAACAATTACTGCTTGCCGAAGCGCTCTATGAAGGCGTGTTACAACGCGCTGAAATCCAAAACCATGAAATACTCGGCCGTTGCAAAGGCGCTGATCTGGAAAACCTGCAACTTAAGCACCCGTTTTATGAGCGAAATGTACCGATCATCCTTGGTGATCATGTCACCACAGACGCAGGTACCGGCGCTGTTCATACCGCTCCAGGCCACGGTGTCGATGACTTTATTGCAGGCAAAGCTTACGACTTACCGATTGATAATCCCGTCGGTGGTGATGGCTGTTTTCTACCCAGCACAGAACTATTCGCCGGTGAGTTTGCATTCAAAGCCAACGACCATGTAGTTGAAGTCTTAAAAGAGCGTGGTGCACTGCTGCACTTTGAAGCGATTCGCCACAGCTACCCGCACTGCTGGCGACATAAAACGCCTGTTATGTTTCGTGCCACACCTCAGTGGTTCATCAGCATGGAACAAAATGGCTTGCGTGACTCCGCGTTGACGGCGGTCAAAAATGTACAGTGGATGCCAAGCTGGGGAGAAGCTCGCATCGAAGGCATGATAAAAAGCCGTCCCGATTGGTGTATTTCACGTCAACGCACCTGGGGCGTGCCAATTGCGCTGTTGATCAATAAAGAGAGCGGTGAACCCCATCCAGATACAGAAACTCTAATCGAAACCGTTGCTCAAAAAGTCGAGCAACAAGGTATTGATGCCTGGTTTGATCTTGAGGTCAATGAACTGCTGGGTGATGATGCCGATCAATATGAAAAAGTGACCGATACACTCGATGTCTGGTTTGACTCTGGGGTATCTCATGCGTGCGTACTGGAGCGTCGGGATGAATTAGGCTCACCCGCTGATCTCTATCTGGAAGGTTCAGACCAACATCGCGGCTGGTTTCAATCATCATTGATGAGTGCCGTTGCGATGCATGGCGAAGCGCCCTATCGCAATGTTCTGACCCATGGTTTTACTGTGGATGCCAAAGGCCGCAAGATGTCCAAATCTGAGGGCAATACCATTGCACCACAGAAAATCGTTAAAAATCTGGGCGCTGATATTATCCGTTTATGGGTCGCTGCAACAGATTACACCACCGAGATGCACGTTTCAGATGAAATTTTGAAACGTACTGCGGATACTTATCGTCGCCTACGTAATACGGCTCGGTTTTTACTCTCCAACCTGAATGGTTTTGAACCTGAAATTAATAGCGTCGCACCCAGTGAAATGCTGGCCTTGGATCGTTGGGCAGTGCGCCGAGCCATGCAATTACAAGATGAACTGCGCGGTGCTTATGATACCTTTGAATTTCACCAAATCTATCAAAAAGTACACCACTTCTGTGCAGTCGAACTGGGTGGTTTTTATCTGGATATCATCAAAGATCGTCAATACACCACTCAAGAAAATAGTCTGGCTCGGCGCTCGGCACAAACGGCGATGCATCACATCATCGAAATGCTGACTCGCTGGTTAGCCCCTATTTTGAGCTTCACCGCAGATGAAATATGGCCATTTATTCCGGGTAAACGTAACGAGTCGGTTTTCCTCAATGAGTGGTATCAAGTCGATGGTTTTGAAGAAAAATCAATTGACGCAAGCCCCTTGAATTGGAACCAAATTATTACCGCACGAGAAGCCGTGAGCAAAATTCTTGAAGGGTTGCGAGTCAATGGTGAGATCGGCTCACCGCTAGATGCTGAGATTGATCTCTACTGTGATGCTGATTTACTGCAAAACTTATCACAGCTCGATGATGAACTTCGCTTTGTTTTGATTACATCCTATGCTCGAATTCATCCATCGAAAAACAGGCCCGAAAGTGCGGTTAAAAGCCAGATGGACGGGCTCTGGATTACAGCCAAACCTTCGGCTCATAATAAATGTGTACGCTGCTGGCATCATCAACAAGATGTCGGTTCTTATAATGAACACCCCGAACTCTGTGGTCGTTGCATTGAAAATGTCACCGGCCAAGGTGAAAACAGGAAATTCGCATGA
- the ribF gene encoding bifunctional riboflavin kinase/FAD synthetase — MKLIRGLYNIPPNLKGCVVSIGNFDGIHLGHQQVITQLTDKAAELNLPSVVITFEPQPPEYFSENAAPSRLTRFREKFQALRQFSIDYLFYLRFDAAMVALSAEEFVQKVLINGLNVRYLVVGDDFRFGYRRQGDFALLKKMGEKLGFQVVQMNSFDMGQQRVSSTRIRHALTQGDLTTAENLLGRPYRISGRVAHGDKLGRTLGFPTANIHLHRKTTPLSGIYAVEVFGLKKEPVIGAASIGTRPTVGGKQYLLEIHLLDFSEDVYGHYVDVDFKYKLREELHFESLEILKQQIKKDVARVRQLMNIRSNTQAQENCCGQ, encoded by the coding sequence ATGAAATTGATTCGAGGCCTATACAATATACCCCCGAACCTGAAAGGGTGTGTTGTCAGCATTGGTAATTTTGATGGTATTCACTTAGGCCATCAACAAGTAATCACTCAACTGACTGACAAAGCGGCTGAACTCAACTTACCTTCCGTTGTGATTACCTTTGAACCACAACCCCCAGAATATTTTTCAGAAAATGCCGCGCCATCACGTCTAACACGTTTTCGTGAAAAGTTTCAGGCATTGCGTCAATTTTCAATTGATTACCTGTTTTATTTACGCTTTGATGCGGCGATGGTCGCTCTATCTGCTGAAGAGTTTGTCCAAAAAGTACTCATTAATGGGCTCAATGTGCGCTATTTGGTCGTTGGCGATGACTTTCGTTTTGGTTATCGCCGCCAAGGTGACTTTGCCCTGTTGAAAAAGATGGGTGAAAAACTCGGTTTTCAGGTCGTGCAGATGAATAGCTTTGATATGGGACAGCAACGTGTCAGTAGCACTCGAATTCGCCACGCACTCACCCAGGGTGATTTAACTACCGCCGAAAATTTATTAGGCCGCCCCTATCGAATCAGCGGGCGTGTCGCACATGGTGATAAGCTGGGTCGCACACTGGGCTTTCCCACCGCCAACATTCATTTGCACCGAAAAACGACACCACTCAGTGGCATTTATGCGGTTGAAGTTTTTGGTTTGAAAAAAGAACCCGTGATTGGTGCAGCCAGTATCGGCACTAGGCCGACGGTGGGCGGCAAGCAATATTTACTGGAAATTCACCTACTCGATTTTTCAGAAGATGTTTACGGGCACTATGTTGACGTGGACTTTAAATATAAACTGCGTGAAGAGTTGCACTTTGAATCGCTGGAAATTTTAAAACAGCAAATTAAAAAAGATGTTGCCCGCGTTCGGCAACTTATGAATATTAGATCAAACACCCAAGCTCAAGAGAACTGTTGTGGCCAATAA
- the ispH gene encoding 4-hydroxy-3-methylbut-2-enyl diphosphate reductase, protein MKIILANPRGFCAGVNRAIEIVERALELHGAPIYVRHEVVHNKFVVSNLRKRGAIFVEELDEVPADATVIFSAHGVSKAVRNEAKRRKLKIFDATCPLVTKVHLAVERHSKEARDVILIGHAGHPEVEGTLGQYERRNNKATIHIVETPEDVAQLSLDSSSEVAYSTQTTLSMDDTSRTIDALRQRYSNLSGPKKNDICYATQNRQDAVKQLARQCDLVFVVGSKNSSNSNRLREIAQKMGVDAYLIDGPEDIDPTWLNGKETIGITAGASAPELLVEWVIDHLKTLGASSVEEAEGEPETTIFPLPSELRRLT, encoded by the coding sequence ATGAAAATTATTCTAGCGAACCCGCGTGGTTTTTGTGCTGGCGTCAATCGTGCCATTGAAATTGTAGAACGTGCTCTGGAGCTTCATGGCGCACCCATTTATGTGCGCCATGAAGTAGTACACAACAAATTTGTCGTCAGCAATTTACGCAAACGAGGCGCTATTTTTGTCGAAGAGCTTGATGAAGTGCCTGCCGATGCTACGGTTATTTTCAGCGCACACGGCGTTTCAAAAGCGGTACGCAATGAAGCAAAGCGCCGTAAACTCAAAATATTCGATGCCACCTGCCCGCTTGTGACCAAGGTTCACTTAGCCGTCGAACGTCATAGTAAAGAGGCGCGGGATGTTATTCTGATCGGTCATGCTGGCCACCCTGAAGTGGAAGGTACATTAGGCCAATACGAAAGAAGGAATAACAAAGCAACCATCCATATTGTTGAAACACCGGAAGATGTCGCTCAGCTCAGCCTGGATAGCTCATCTGAAGTTGCTTATTCCACCCAGACAACACTTTCTATGGACGATACATCACGCACCATTGACGCTCTGCGACAGCGCTACTCAAACCTGTCCGGCCCCAAGAAAAATGATATCTGCTATGCCACCCAAAATCGGCAAGATGCAGTTAAACAGCTCGCCAGACAATGTGATTTAGTCTTTGTTGTCGGCTCCAAAAATAGTTCAAACTCAAACCGTTTACGGGAAATAGCCCAAAAAATGGGGGTCGATGCATATTTGATTGATGGCCCGGAAGATATTGATCCAACCTGGCTCAATGGCAAAGAGACCATTGGAATTACTGCGGGGGCTTCCGCCCCTGAGCTGCTCGTGGAATGGGTTATTGATCATCTGAAAACACTCGGTGCAAGCAGCGTTGAAGAAGCCGAGGGTGAGCCGGAAACGACTATATTTCCCTTGCCTTCAGAGCTTCGCCGACTGACATAA
- a CDS encoding 3-deoxy-D-manno-octulosonic acid kinase, translating into MKKTTRVQRFFNEEVGRVEYIISRDDNITADQIKKLFSPDYLKSHQMLTGSAEAGRGNAHFFTLDGCEFVLRHYCRGGLVARFNKDQYRWQGLEATRAFCEFELLVKMAEMNLPVPIPYAARVCRSGFRYSADLITERILNAQSLVERCAKEEGEQKLWAAVGETVRRFHDRQIYHADLNAHNILIAEGSVYLIDFDKCKIKANSSRWKKSNIDRLKRSLDKLKNRGVINFQAGDWQTFLAAYQSKRLPLSKIG; encoded by the coding sequence ATGAAGAAAACCACTCGAGTACAAAGGTTTTTTAATGAAGAGGTGGGTCGCGTAGAATATATTATATCTCGTGATGACAATATCACTGCCGATCAAATTAAGAAGCTCTTTTCACCAGACTACTTAAAAAGCCATCAAATGCTAACGGGCAGCGCTGAAGCAGGACGTGGCAATGCTCATTTTTTTACCCTTGATGGCTGTGAGTTTGTATTGCGTCACTATTGTCGTGGTGGTTTGGTGGCGCGTTTTAATAAAGATCAATATCGCTGGCAAGGTCTTGAAGCAACGCGGGCATTTTGTGAATTTGAGTTACTGGTTAAAATGGCTGAGATGAATTTGCCTGTGCCAATACCTTATGCGGCAAGAGTGTGTCGGTCGGGTTTCAGGTACTCAGCAGATCTTATTACTGAGCGTATACTTAATGCCCAGTCATTGGTAGAGCGATGTGCTAAAGAAGAAGGGGAACAAAAGTTATGGGCTGCGGTGGGAGAGACCGTTCGGCGCTTTCATGATCGGCAAATTTATCATGCTGATTTGAATGCTCATAATATTCTTATTGCAGAGGGTTCTGTTTATTTGATTGATTTCGACAAATGTAAAATAAAAGCAAACTCAAGTCGATGGAAAAAAAGTAATATTGATCGTCTAAAACGCTCGTTAGATAAACTTAAAAACAGAGGTGTGATCAACTTTCAAGCAGGAGATTGGCAGACCTTTCTGGCGGCATATCAGTCTAAGAGGCTGCCCCTATCAAAAATAGGCTAA
- a CDS encoding glycosyltransferase gives MVKKYNKTVKQKVKWWWDTRVVGFFRVRLRNLWKRNVNHTADTITFDRTAAELTQPDPDGITVILTAYRRTEYLAEQIKALRNQTIPPTEIWVWTNLSPDKLRDVSSLADRVVVSNTNWLFWGRFALGNLVRTGYVAFFDDDILPQPRWFENCLTTIDNGYDGILGGSGVLLPIEGGYSSKNKVGWNGKHSISTEQVDLVGHAWFMRKKHVQYMWREEPCSWDNGEDIHLSYMALKYGGIKTFVPPHPEDDQSLWSCRPDFGKIVGRKAVATFKTADHKQTRTNIVHQYHQDGWKIVEEASGAQVKTFAGDLTKFNRKLKNGENFSLVRFGDGEMIVINGESIDLSKKCNGEHKYTPDNAEDERHRKILEESLLFKDKQYFVGLPCRCCVGDEHCDQLRSQSQQEEASLTWANLFVNSNYAAFLDSTVPVFQSRVINIVCHKEADIHNLPFTTSKDFRVGGNAWVVNYGRLLEEIKAYISENDIEDEVFIFCAGVLSNMLIYQLTKTYPNNTYIDLGSVFDAVMDLGKTRKYLKGSRKQLKKVCVW, from the coding sequence ATGGTAAAAAAATACAACAAAACAGTTAAACAAAAGGTTAAATGGTGGTGGGATACTCGTGTGGTTGGGTTTTTCCGTGTCAGGCTGCGTAACCTTTGGAAGAGAAACGTCAACCACACGGCAGATACGATTACTTTTGATCGCACTGCGGCTGAACTCACTCAGCCTGACCCTGATGGTATCACCGTTATTCTGACGGCTTACCGGCGTACAGAGTACTTGGCGGAGCAAATCAAAGCGCTTAGAAATCAAACCATACCGCCAACAGAAATTTGGGTATGGACGAATCTTAGTCCCGACAAGCTGCGTGACGTATCGTCATTGGCTGATCGGGTTGTAGTATCCAATACAAACTGGCTGTTTTGGGGGCGATTTGCTCTGGGGAATTTGGTGCGAACAGGTTACGTTGCGTTCTTTGATGATGATATTTTGCCGCAGCCCCGATGGTTTGAAAACTGTTTAACAACCATTGATAACGGTTATGACGGCATCTTGGGAGGGTCGGGTGTTCTGCTTCCCATCGAGGGAGGCTATTCAAGCAAAAATAAAGTGGGGTGGAATGGCAAACACTCAATATCGACAGAGCAGGTTGATCTTGTTGGTCATGCCTGGTTTATGCGAAAAAAACATGTTCAATATATGTGGCGGGAAGAGCCGTGTTCTTGGGATAATGGTGAGGATATTCACCTCAGTTATATGGCTCTTAAATATGGCGGTATTAAAACGTTTGTTCCTCCACACCCAGAAGATGATCAATCGCTGTGGAGCTGTCGACCAGACTTTGGCAAGATTGTCGGGCGAAAAGCCGTGGCTACTTTCAAAACAGCAGATCACAAACAGACCCGTACAAACATCGTTCACCAATACCACCAAGATGGCTGGAAGATTGTTGAAGAGGCCAGTGGTGCGCAGGTAAAAACCTTTGCAGGTGACCTTACTAAGTTTAATAGAAAGTTAAAAAATGGTGAAAATTTTTCTTTGGTCAGGTTTGGCGACGGTGAGATGATTGTCATCAATGGCGAAAGTATCGATCTATCCAAAAAATGCAATGGGGAACACAAATACACACCTGATAATGCAGAGGATGAGAGACACCGAAAAATTCTCGAAGAGTCTTTGTTGTTCAAAGACAAACAGTACTTTGTTGGCTTGCCTTGTCGCTGTTGTGTAGGTGACGAGCACTGTGATCAGTTAAGAAGTCAATCACAGCAAGAAGAAGCCAGTTTGACTTGGGCGAATCTATTCGTAAATTCGAACTATGCGGCTTTTTTAGACTCCACAGTTCCTGTATTTCAATCTAGAGTCATCAATATTGTTTGTCACAAAGAGGCTGATATTCACAACCTTCCTTTCACTACGAGCAAAGACTTTCGAGTGGGAGGAAATGCATGGGTCGTGAATTATGGTCGCCTGCTGGAAGAAATTAAGGCGTATATTTCAGAGAATGATATCGAAGATGAAGTATTCATATTTTGCGCAGGCGTATTAAGTAATATGCTTATTTACCAGTTAACTAAAACTTATCCTAACAATACTTATATCGATTTGGGCTCTGTGTTCGATGCCGTTATGGATTTAGGCAAAACAAGAAAGTATCTGAAAGGCAGTAGAAAACAGTTGAAAAAAGTGTGTGTTTGGTAA
- a CDS encoding Fic family protein: MNLDDFQLIVPNKAKALMLAQREVASFVYDAVQLEGINFTLPEIQTLMEGVTVGGHKLSDQQIALNQAQAWKQLFAWIKSDEFEITPDKACELHTIAGKEEALEWGQFRSGGATIAGTEYMPPSADELPHWFETMVQDMVGLKDIYDQAIHIFLTMARCQFFYDVNKRMGRFMMNGVLLNAGYPAINLPAKRKLEFNQLM, translated from the coding sequence ATGAATCTTGATGACTTTCAGCTCATTGTACCAAACAAAGCAAAAGCATTGATGCTTGCACAGCGTGAAGTGGCCTCATTTGTTTATGATGCTGTGCAACTAGAGGGCATCAACTTTACTCTTCCTGAAATACAGACTTTGATGGAGGGTGTCACCGTTGGTGGGCATAAATTAAGTGATCAACAGATTGCGCTTAATCAAGCACAAGCATGGAAGCAGCTTTTTGCTTGGATCAAAAGCGATGAATTTGAAATTACGCCTGATAAGGCTTGTGAGTTACATACAATCGCAGGCAAAGAAGAGGCACTGGAGTGGGGACAATTTCGTTCGGGAGGTGCCACCATTGCAGGAACAGAGTATATGCCGCCTAGTGCGGATGAATTACCTCATTGGTTTGAAACTATGGTTCAGGATATGGTAGGCCTGAAAGATATTTATGACCAGGCAATTCATATCTTTTTAACCATGGCGCGATGCCAGTTTTTTTACGATGTGAATAAACGCATGGGACGCTTTATGATGAACGGGGTGTTGCTCAATGCGGGGTATCCTGCCATTAATCTTCCAGCTAAACGAAAGTTGGAGTTTAACCAGCTGATGTAA